Proteins encoded within one genomic window of Pirellulales bacterium:
- a CDS encoding isocitrate/isopropylmalate dehydrogenase family protein has translation MVYDVTLITGDGTGPELAEAARKCVDATGVKVQWDVQEAGVDVMARTGTPLPDAVMESVRRTHCALKAPITTPVGTGFRSINVHLRQALGLYACLRPCKHYAGVRTFFESVPIDLIIVRENTESLYAGIEFERGKPETRELIDYINGHSKSGKVKTALDETGITIKSISVGATERIVRYAFDYARKNGRRRVTCVHKANILKFTDGLFLDVSRRVAKEYSDIEFEDRIVDNMCMQLVQKPELYDILVLPNLYGDVISDLAAGLVGGLGVAPGANIGPEGAVFEATHGSAPKYKGQNKVNPTALILSGMLMLRHLGETDAADRLERAVAGVIAEGREVTYDLKPNRDDPTAVGTQEMAAAICRRLESGA, from the coding sequence ATGGTTTACGATGTGACGTTGATTACGGGCGACGGGACCGGACCGGAGCTGGCCGAGGCGGCGCGAAAATGCGTCGACGCGACCGGCGTGAAAGTCCAATGGGACGTGCAGGAGGCCGGCGTCGATGTGATGGCCCGCACCGGCACGCCGCTGCCCGACGCCGTGATGGAAAGCGTCCGCCGCACGCACTGTGCCCTCAAAGCCCCGATCACCACGCCTGTGGGCACCGGGTTCCGCAGCATCAATGTCCACCTGCGGCAAGCGCTCGGCCTCTACGCCTGTTTGCGGCCATGCAAGCACTACGCCGGCGTGCGAACGTTTTTCGAAAGCGTGCCCATCGATCTGATCATCGTCCGGGAAAACACGGAAAGCCTTTATGCCGGAATTGAATTCGAGCGAGGCAAGCCCGAAACCCGCGAGCTGATCGACTATATCAACGGCCATTCCAAGAGCGGGAAAGTCAAAACCGCTCTCGACGAGACGGGCATCACGATCAAATCGATCAGCGTCGGCGCCACGGAGCGGATCGTTCGTTATGCGTTCGACTATGCCCGCAAGAATGGCCGCCGCCGCGTGACCTGCGTTCACAAAGCGAATATCCTCAAGTTCACCGACGGGTTGTTTCTCGACGTGTCGCGTCGAGTGGCCAAAGAATACTCCGACATCGAATTCGAAGACCGCATCGTCGACAACATGTGCATGCAATTGGTGCAAAAGCCCGAGTTGTACGACATTCTTGTGCTGCCGAATCTGTATGGCGATGTGATCAGCGATTTGGCGGCAGGCTTGGTGGGCGGCCTGGGCGTCGCCCCCGGCGCGAATATCGGGCCCGAAGGGGCCGTGTTCGAAGCGACCCACGGCAGCGCCCCGAAATACAAGGGGCAGAACAAGGTCAATCCGACGGCGCTCATCCTTTCCGGCATGCTGATGCTACGGCATTTGGGCGAAACCGACGCCGCCGATCGCTTGGAGCGGGCGGTGGCCGGGGTGATCGCCGAAGGCCGCGAAGTGACCTACGATCTGAAGCCCAATCGCGACGATCCGACGGCCGTGGGAACGCAAGAAATGGCCGCCGCCATCTGCCGCCGCCTCGAATCCGGTGCGTGA